Proteins found in one Rhodobacteraceae bacterium D3-12 genomic segment:
- a CDS encoding (2Fe-2S)-binding protein, which produces MTTVNMTVNGKPASAEVEGRTLLSTFLRESLGQTGTHVGCDTAQCGACVVHVNGEAVKSCNMLALEAEGAEVATIEGQAAEDGTLSTVQAAFQEHHGLQCGFCTPGMVMSAVALLKENPKPSEAEVRKYLSGNICRCTGYHNIVKAVMAASGQDVGAIAAE; this is translated from the coding sequence ATGACAACGGTGAATATGACCGTGAATGGCAAACCTGCGTCTGCCGAGGTTGAAGGGCGCACATTGCTGAGCACGTTTCTTAGGGAGAGCCTTGGCCAGACTGGCACGCATGTCGGCTGTGACACCGCGCAATGCGGTGCCTGCGTGGTGCATGTGAATGGCGAGGCGGTGAAAAGCTGTAATATGCTGGCTTTGGAAGCCGAGGGCGCCGAGGTGGCGACCATCGAAGGCCAAGCGGCGGAAGATGGCACGCTGAGCACCGTTCAGGCGGCGTTTCAGGAGCATCACGGGTTGCAATGCGGGTTCTGCACGCCGGGCATGGTGATGTCGGCGGTCGCGCTGCTTAAAGAAAACCCCAAGCCGAGCGAGGCCGAGGTGCGCAAGTATCTGAGCGGCAATATCTGCCGCTGCACCGGCTATCATAACATCGTCAAGGCGGTGATGGCGGCGTCCGGTCAGGACGTGGGAGCCATCGCGGCGGAGTAA
- a CDS encoding TRAP transporter large permease: protein MTNFEIGIYSFPVLLLLIFLRVPIGLSMFLVGAFGLYLVTGGWNMALSRLKSETYSTFSSYSLSIVPMFLLMGHFATLGGMSTALFKAAESWLGHRRGGVAMAAVGACAGFGSICGSSLATAATMSQVALPELRRYGYSGGFSTATLAAGGTLGILIPPSVILVIYAILTEQNIAKLFLAAFIPGILAAVGYIITISIYVRIHPDAAGTREPIPYAERFRALVDVWPVLLVFLLVVGGIYRGWFTPTEGAAVGAFGTGLIAFLNGGLRGGTLVESFMATGRSTAMIFFIVLGAAFYNGFLALTQVPQELAEFVAALGYSPWVILAIILTLYLLFGCVMDSLSMILLTIPIFFPIISNLDFGMSLEETAIWFGIIVLIVVEVGLITPPVGMNLFVINSMDRSTPMVETYRAVMYFVASDVVRVVILVAFPSITLFLLRVFN, encoded by the coding sequence TTGACCAATTTTGAAATCGGGATCTATTCGTTCCCTGTTCTCCTCCTGTTGATTTTCCTGCGCGTGCCGATTGGCTTGTCGATGTTCCTTGTCGGGGCGTTCGGGCTGTATCTGGTCACTGGCGGGTGGAACATGGCGCTGTCGCGGCTGAAGTCCGAGACCTATTCGACGTTTTCCTCTTACTCCCTGTCGATTGTGCCGATGTTCCTGTTGATGGGGCATTTCGCGACGCTGGGCGGCATGTCGACCGCGTTGTTCAAGGCGGCGGAAAGCTGGCTCGGGCACAGGCGGGGCGGGGTGGCGATGGCCGCCGTGGGCGCCTGCGCCGGGTTCGGCTCGATCTGTGGATCGTCGCTGGCCACCGCTGCCACGATGAGTCAGGTCGCCTTGCCGGAGCTGCGGCGCTATGGCTATTCCGGAGGCTTTTCGACTGCGACGCTGGCGGCGGGCGGCACGTTGGGGATTTTGATCCCGCCGAGTGTGATCCTTGTGATCTATGCCATTCTGACCGAGCAGAACATTGCCAAGCTGTTTTTGGCGGCCTTTATTCCCGGCATTCTGGCGGCGGTGGGCTATATCATCACGATCTCGATCTATGTGCGCATCCATCCGGATGCGGCGGGCACGCGTGAGCCGATCCCCTATGCCGAGCGGTTCCGCGCGCTGGTCGATGTCTGGCCGGTGTTGCTGGTGTTCCTGCTGGTGGTGGGCGGCATCTATCGCGGTTGGTTCACGCCGACCGAAGGGGCCGCCGTTGGCGCCTTTGGCACCGGGTTGATCGCCTTTCTGAATGGCGGTCTGCGTGGCGGCACGCTGGTCGAGAGCTTCATGGCGACGGGGCGCTCGACCGCGATGATTTTCTTCATCGTGCTGGGGGCGGCGTTTTACAACGGCTTCCTTGCGCTGACGCAGGTGCCACAGGAGTTGGCTGAATTCGTGGCGGCGCTGGGCTATTCGCCCTGGGTGATCCTTGCGATTATCCTGACGCTCTATTTGTTGTTCGGCTGTGTGATGGACAGCCTGTCGATGATCCTTTTGACGATCCCGATCTTCTTTCCGATCATCAGCAATCTGGATTTCGGCATGTCGCTTGAAGAGACCGCGATCTGGTTCGGGATCATCGTTTTGATCGTTGTCGAGGTCGGTTTGATCACGCCGCCGGTGGGGATGAACCTGTTTGTCATCAACTCGATGGATCGCAGCACGCCGATGGTCGAGACGTACCGCGCGGTGATGTATTTCGTCGCCTCGGATGTGGTGCGGGTTGTCATCCTTGTGGCGTTCCCGTCGATCACCTTGTTCCTGTTGCGCGTGTTCAACTAG
- a CDS encoding xanthine dehydrogenase family protein subunit M — MYEFEFERPGTVADAVAALGAEDAQALGGGQTLIPTLKQRLASPSTLVSLGGIPEMKGISLNGRTLVIGGATTHAEVAADGSIPALSALAGNIGDPAVRNRGTIGGSLANNDPAACYPAAALAMNATIVTNAREIAADDYFDGMFGTALNEGEIITAVKVEQPEAASYQKFEQPASRFALVGVCVAKTADGVRVAVTGAGDDGVFRWAEAEAALSANFAASALDGMTPSADGMMSDLHGSAEYRAHLVGVMARRSVDAC; from the coding sequence ATGTATGAATTTGAATTTGAACGCCCCGGAACGGTGGCTGATGCGGTGGCGGCCTTGGGCGCGGAGGACGCACAGGCGTTGGGGGGTGGGCAGACGCTTATCCCGACGTTGAAACAGCGTTTGGCCAGCCCGTCGACGCTCGTTAGTTTGGGCGGTATTCCCGAGATGAAGGGGATTTCGCTGAACGGGCGCACGTTGGTGATTGGCGGGGCGACCACCCATGCCGAGGTGGCCGCAGATGGCAGTATTCCGGCGTTGTCGGCGCTGGCGGGAAATATCGGTGATCCGGCCGTGCGCAACCGTGGGACGATTGGCGGGAGCCTTGCCAACAATGACCCGGCGGCCTGTTATCCGGCGGCGGCATTGGCGATGAATGCCACGATTGTGACCAACGCGCGCGAGATCGCGGCGGATGATTACTTTGACGGTATGTTTGGCACCGCGTTGAACGAGGGTGAGATCATCACCGCCGTGAAGGTGGAGCAGCCAGAGGCCGCGAGCTATCAGAAGTTTGAGCAGCCGGCGTCGCGTTTCGCGTTGGTTGGGGTCTGTGTGGCCAAAACCGCGGACGGTGTGCGCGTGGCGGTGACCGGAGCGGGCGACGATGGCGTGTTCCGTTGGGCCGAAGCGGAGGCGGCGCTGTCGGCCAATTTCGCGGCCTCGGCGCTGGACGGGATGACGCCGTCGGCAGATGGCATGATGAGCGACCTGCACGGCTCGGCGGAGTATCGCGCCCATCTGGTTGGCGTCATGGCGCGGCGGTCGGTGGACGCCTGTTGA
- a CDS encoding TRAP transporter substrate-binding protein, with amino-acid sequence MTTKRTFLRLAAGSALGLALSAGAALAQDVTLKMHQFLPAQANVPKLVLEPWAKKVEEASGGKISIQHFPSMQLGGKPPELADQAKDGVADIVWTVLGYTPGRFPQAEVFELPFMMSDAEATSRAFWQYAEANMLDTDFKDYKIIAVHVHGPGLIHSKEPITSTKDLNGVKLRAPTRVITKMFGAMGATPVGMPVPAVPEALSKGVIDATVIPWEVTGALKVPELVKNHTEFGDASLYTTAFMFAMNKQKYESLPDDLKAAIDANSGADTSAWFGKLMEGADAPSRKAAVDAGNNIITLTPEQVKEWRDAAAGVEADWAAEMDGRGFDGKALVEQAKELIKKNGM; translated from the coding sequence ATGACCACGAAACGTACATTCCTTCGCCTTGCGGCCGGGTCTGCTCTGGGGCTTGCGCTGAGCGCGGGCGCGGCGCTGGCGCAGGACGTGACCCTGAAGATGCACCAGTTCTTGCCGGCGCAGGCCAATGTGCCCAAGCTGGTGCTTGAGCCTTGGGCCAAGAAGGTCGAGGAAGCCTCGGGTGGCAAGATCAGCATCCAACACTTCCCGTCGATGCAGCTGGGTGGCAAGCCGCCCGAGCTTGCCGATCAGGCGAAAGACGGCGTGGCCGATATCGTCTGGACCGTTCTGGGGTATACGCCGGGACGTTTCCCGCAGGCTGAAGTCTTTGAACTGCCGTTTATGATGTCGGACGCCGAAGCCACAAGCCGCGCGTTTTGGCAATATGCCGAAGCCAACATGCTGGACACCGATTTCAAAGACTACAAGATCATCGCGGTCCACGTGCATGGTCCGGGTCTGATCCACTCGAAAGAGCCGATCACATCGACCAAGGATCTGAACGGTGTGAAGCTTCGCGCGCCAACCCGCGTGATCACCAAGATGTTTGGCGCGATGGGCGCAACGCCGGTTGGTATGCCGGTTCCCGCCGTGCCCGAGGCGCTGTCCAAGGGTGTGATCGACGCGACCGTTATCCCGTGGGAAGTAACCGGGGCGTTGAAAGTGCCGGAGCTGGTCAAGAACCACACCGAATTCGGCGATGCGTCGCTTTATACGACGGCGTTCATGTTCGCCATGAACAAGCAGAAATACGAAAGCCTTCCCGATGACCTGAAAGCGGCGATTGATGCCAATTCGGGCGCGGACACCTCGGCATGGTTTGGCAAGCTGATGGAGGGTGCCGATGCGCCGTCGCGCAAGGCGGCCGTGGACGCGGGCAACAACATCATCACGCTGACGCCGGAGCAGGTAAAGGAGTGGCGTGACGCCGCCGCCGGGGTTGAAGCCGACTGGGCCGCCGAGATGGATGGTCGCGGGTTTGACGGCAAGGCGCTGGTTGAACAAGCCAAAGAGCTGATCAAGAAAAACGGCATGTAA
- a CDS encoding SLAC1 anion channel family protein has translation MSDVTAASVEHGLKHYPVPLFGMVMGLAGLTLAMHQGELAFGMGGQISGALYLFTFAVFLVIAAGYLAKLVLHPSAVVAEWKHPVRLSFFPAIAISMLLLATATVERNAGLALALWGAGAGLQFVLTIAVVSNWIGTRSFQHGMLNPAWFIPAVGNVIVPIAGVPLGFVELSWYFMSVGLIFWVVLLTLVINRLVFHDPLPGRLQPTLVILIAPPAVAFVAWLRLNGGEIDALGRILINGAYLFAAIVVVQLPRIARLEFALSFWALSFPIAAVAIASFRFAAVTGSEFHRLMGGVLLLLASAIIAALLLRTVKAALDRQICIPE, from the coding sequence ATGAGTGATGTAACCGCAGCCAGCGTGGAACACGGGTTGAAGCACTATCCCGTGCCGCTTTTCGGGATGGTGATGGGGCTGGCGGGGCTGACGCTTGCCATGCATCAGGGCGAGTTGGCCTTTGGCATGGGCGGGCAGATTTCCGGCGCGCTTTACCTTTTTACCTTTGCGGTTTTTCTGGTGATTGCGGCGGGGTATCTGGCCAAGTTGGTCCTGCACCCCTCGGCGGTGGTGGCGGAATGGAAACACCCTGTGCGCTTGAGCTTTTTCCCGGCGATTGCGATTTCGATGTTGCTGTTGGCGACAGCCACGGTTGAGCGGAACGCGGGTCTTGCGCTGGCCTTGTGGGGCGCAGGCGCGGGGTTGCAATTTGTGCTGACCATCGCGGTGGTGTCGAATTGGATCGGAACGCGGAGTTTCCAGCACGGAATGTTGAATCCGGCGTGGTTTATTCCGGCGGTGGGCAATGTGATTGTGCCGATCGCAGGCGTGCCCTTGGGGTTTGTCGAGCTGAGCTGGTATTTTATGTCCGTCGGTTTGATCTTCTGGGTCGTGCTGTTGACTCTGGTGATCAACCGGTTGGTGTTTCATGACCCGTTGCCGGGGCGGTTGCAGCCGACGCTTGTGATCCTGATCGCGCCGCCTGCGGTGGCGTTTGTGGCGTGGCTGCGGCTGAACGGTGGAGAGATCGACGCGCTGGGGCGGATATTGATTAACGGCGCGTATCTGTTTGCCGCGATTGTGGTGGTGCAATTGCCACGGATTGCACGGCTTGAGTTTGCGTTGAGCTTTTGGGCGCTGAGCTTTCCTATTGCGGCTGTTGCCATTGCCAGCTTCCGCTTTGCCGCTGTTACCGGCTCAGAGTTTCACCGGCTGATGGGCGGCGTGCTGTTGCTGTTGGCCAGCGCGATCATCGCGGCGCTGCTCCTGCGCACGGTGAAGGCGGCACTGGACCGTCAGATTTGCATTCCGGAATAG
- a CDS encoding FAD-dependent oxidoreductase, producing the protein MTDQSKTIAIIGAGIVGVSTAIWLQREGHKVILIEREEQAGEGTSFGNAGLLASCAVVPVTVPGLMRKAPKMLLSANQPLFLKWGYLPRLAPWLLKYLSHNNDADVRRISTALNAVIGDSLNDHLALAAGTGAEKWIVPCDYLFLYRDRVAFEADAYGWNIRRDLGFSWDELGREALHAYDAAYSTAAGFGVRLGDHGRIADPGRYVKALAAHAVAQGAQMIRATVTDFVHENGRLTGVRAGGEIIACDDAVVATGAWSKALGQKLGLTIPLETERGYHVELWDPSVMPRAPAMVASGKFVMTPMDGRLRLAGIVEFGGLDAAPSRAPLALLKRHLAEVLPDLTWKEETQWMGHRPAPSDSIPAIGEVPGIKGAWLGFGHHHVGLTGGPKTGQMLAQMISGKTTNVDLSPYSPARFAQ; encoded by the coding sequence ATGACAGATCAAAGCAAGACAATCGCCATCATCGGGGCGGGCATCGTCGGGGTCTCAACCGCGATCTGGCTGCAACGCGAAGGCCATAAGGTCATCCTGATTGAGCGTGAAGAACAGGCGGGCGAAGGCACCAGCTTTGGCAATGCCGGGCTGCTGGCCTCCTGCGCGGTGGTGCCGGTAACGGTGCCGGGGCTGATGCGCAAAGCGCCGAAAATGCTGCTCAGCGCCAATCAACCGCTGTTCCTGAAATGGGGTTACCTGCCGCGTCTGGCGCCATGGCTGCTGAAATACCTGTCACACAACAACGACGCTGATGTGCGCCGGATTTCGACCGCGCTTAACGCCGTGATCGGCGATAGCCTGAATGACCACCTCGCTCTGGCGGCGGGCACAGGGGCCGAGAAATGGATCGTGCCCTGCGATTACCTGTTCCTCTACCGCGACCGCGTCGCATTTGAGGCCGACGCCTACGGCTGGAACATCCGCCGGGATCTGGGCTTTAGCTGGGATGAGCTTGGCCGCGAGGCGCTGCATGCCTATGATGCGGCCTATTCCACGGCGGCGGGTTTCGGGGTCAGGCTGGGCGATCACGGTCGCATCGCCGATCCGGGGCGCTATGTCAAAGCCCTCGCCGCTCACGCCGTGGCACAAGGGGCGCAAATGATCCGCGCCACGGTTACGGATTTCGTGCACGAAAACGGGCGCCTCACCGGTGTGCGTGCGGGGGGCGAAATCATTGCCTGCGACGACGCGGTTGTCGCCACCGGTGCTTGGTCAAAAGCATTGGGCCAGAAACTAGGCCTTACAATCCCGCTCGAAACGGAACGCGGCTATCACGTCGAACTCTGGGACCCCTCGGTCATGCCTCGCGCGCCCGCCATGGTCGCCTCGGGCAAATTCGTGATGACCCCAATGGACGGGCGCCTGCGCCTCGCGGGCATCGTCGAATTCGGAGGGCTGGACGCCGCCCCGTCACGCGCGCCGCTCGCCCTGCTGAAACGCCACCTCGCCGAAGTGCTTCCGGACCTCACCTGGAAAGAAGAAACCCAATGGATGGGCCACCGCCCCGCACCTTCTGACAGTATTCCCGCCATCGGCGAAGTGCCCGGCATTAAAGGCGCATGGCTTGGCTTTGGCCACCACCACGTCGGCCTCACCGGCGGCCCGAAAACCGGGCAGATGCTGGCGCAGATGATCTCTGGGAAAACGACAAACGTTGATCTGTCACCCTATTCCCCTGCTCGTTTCGCTCAGTGA
- the maiA gene encoding maleylacetoacetate isomerase — MQFHGYFRSSSAYRCRIAFNLKGVDYDFVPVHLKSGAQKAAEYEALNPQKLVPTLVTEGGVQLIQSLAIMEWLNETYPEPPLLSDDPLLRAQERGFAQVIACEIHPLQNLRVLQYLTGELGVDEGAKSAWLNRWLKDGLKACEGLLQQRDKATAFCYGDAPGLADICLVPQVFSAERFNVDISDLPHVSEIYQRCAALEEFERAHPKNQPDFEA; from the coding sequence ATGCAGTTCCACGGGTATTTCCGCTCGTCGTCGGCCTATCGCTGCCGGATCGCATTCAACCTCAAAGGGGTGGACTATGATTTTGTGCCTGTTCACCTCAAATCCGGCGCCCAAAAGGCCGCAGAGTATGAGGCGCTAAACCCGCAAAAGCTTGTCCCGACATTGGTGACAGAGGGCGGCGTGCAGTTGATCCAGTCGCTGGCGATTATGGAGTGGCTGAACGAGACCTATCCAGAGCCGCCGCTGTTGTCGGATGATCCATTGCTGAGGGCGCAAGAGCGCGGGTTTGCGCAAGTCATCGCCTGCGAGATTCACCCGCTTCAGAACCTGCGCGTGCTGCAATACCTTACCGGTGAGTTGGGCGTGGATGAGGGGGCAAAATCCGCATGGCTCAACCGGTGGCTGAAAGACGGGCTGAAGGCCTGTGAAGGGCTTTTGCAGCAACGCGACAAGGCCACAGCGTTCTGTTATGGTGACGCGCCGGGGCTGGCCGATATTTGTCTGGTGCCGCAAGTTTTTTCGGCAGAGCGGTTCAATGTCGACATCAGCGACCTGCCGCATGTGAGTGAGATTTACCAACGCTGCGCCGCTTTGGAGGAGTTCGAACGGGCGCATCCGAAAAACCAGCCGGATTTCGAGGCCTAG
- a CDS encoding xanthine dehydrogenase family protein molybdopterin-binding subunit translates to MPKDQGIGASTKRREDVRFLTGSGNYTDDINIHGQAYVHFLRSDVAHGVLKSVDTSAAEAMPGVVKIFTGKDFEGVGGLPCGWQVTDRHGEPMQEPPHPILAQGKVRHVGDPIAAVVADSVEQARDAAEAIELDIEELPALVDMAAALSDGAAKVHDDLSSNLCYDWVLGETDDAAVDKAFAEAAHVTTLNLKNQRLVANPMEPRVAAAQYERGTGDYTLYTTSQNPHVIRLLMCAFVLGLPEHKVRVVAPDVGGGFGTKIFHYAEEAFCTFAAKACNRPVKWTSTRSEAFMSDAHGRDHVTKIELALDKDNNFTALRTNTMANMGAYLSTFSSSVPTWLHGTLMAGNYKTPVIQVNVKAAFTNTVPVDAYRGAGRPEATYQIERVIDKAARELGADPIALRRQNFITEFPYDTPVALTYDTGDYNGTMDKLEAAADFAGFAARRAESEKNGKLRGLGVNCYIEACGIAPSNIVGMLGARAGLYDAATVRVNATGSISVMVGAHSHGQGHETAFPQVVAEMIGIDESQVEIVHGDTSKIPFGMGTYGSRSLAVCGSAMVKATEKVIAKAKKIAAHLMEASADDIELKDGQFTVAGTDKSVAWGDVTLTAYVPHNYPLEDIEPGLEETAFYDPANFTYPAGAYACEVELDPETGKVTIERFAAADDFGNIINPMIVDGQVHGGIGQGIGQALLENTVYDEDGQLLSASYMDYAMPRADDVPFYTVDHSSQTPCTHNPLGVKGCGEAGAIGSPPAVINAVVDAMQSGGHKVDHIDMPASPSRVWAAMQG, encoded by the coding sequence ATGCCGAAAGATCAAGGCATTGGCGCCAGCACCAAGCGGCGCGAGGACGTCCGGTTTTTGACCGGCTCCGGCAATTACACAGATGACATCAATATTCACGGACAGGCCTATGTGCATTTCCTGCGCTCGGATGTGGCGCATGGCGTGCTCAAGTCGGTCGACACCAGCGCAGCCGAGGCGATGCCGGGCGTTGTGAAGATTTTCACCGGTAAGGATTTCGAGGGCGTCGGCGGATTGCCCTGTGGTTGGCAGGTGACGGACCGTCACGGCGAGCCGATGCAGGAACCGCCGCACCCGATTTTGGCACAAGGCAAGGTGCGCCATGTGGGCGACCCGATTGCCGCCGTTGTGGCCGACAGTGTGGAACAGGCGCGCGACGCGGCCGAGGCGATCGAGCTTGATATCGAAGAGCTGCCTGCGTTGGTCGATATGGCCGCTGCGTTGAGCGATGGCGCGGCCAAGGTGCATGACGATCTGAGTTCGAACCTATGTTATGACTGGGTTCTGGGCGAGACGGATGACGCCGCTGTGGACAAGGCCTTCGCCGAGGCGGCACATGTCACCACGCTGAACCTCAAGAACCAGCGGTTGGTGGCCAATCCGATGGAGCCCCGCGTGGCGGCGGCGCAATACGAGCGCGGCACCGGCGATTACACGCTTTATACCACCAGCCAGAACCCGCATGTGATCCGGCTTTTGATGTGTGCCTTTGTGCTGGGCCTGCCCGAGCATAAGGTGCGTGTGGTTGCGCCCGATGTGGGCGGTGGCTTTGGCACCAAGATCTTCCACTATGCGGAAGAAGCGTTTTGCACCTTTGCCGCCAAGGCGTGCAACCGTCCGGTCAAGTGGACCTCGACCCGCTCGGAAGCGTTCATGTCAGACGCGCATGGCCGCGATCATGTGACCAAGATCGAGCTGGCGCTGGACAAGGACAACAACTTTACCGCGCTGCGCACCAATACGATGGCGAATATGGGCGCGTATCTGAGCACGTTCAGCTCGTCAGTGCCGACATGGCTGCACGGGACCTTGATGGCGGGCAATTACAAGACGCCGGTCATTCAGGTGAACGTGAAGGCGGCGTTTACCAATACCGTGCCGGTGGATGCCTATCGCGGAGCCGGACGGCCCGAGGCGACCTATCAAATCGAGCGCGTCATTGACAAGGCCGCGCGCGAGTTGGGGGCCGACCCGATTGCGCTTAGACGGCAGAACTTCATCACCGAGTTCCCCTATGACACGCCTGTGGCGCTGACGTATGACACCGGGGATTACAACGGCACGATGGACAAGCTGGAAGCTGCTGCCGATTTTGCCGGTTTTGCGGCGCGGCGCGCCGAGAGCGAGAAGAACGGCAAGCTGCGCGGATTGGGTGTGAATTGCTATATCGAGGCCTGTGGCATTGCGCCGTCGAACATCGTCGGGATGCTGGGCGCGCGCGCCGGGCTTTATGATGCGGCGACGGTGCGGGTGAACGCGACCGGTTCGATCAGCGTGATGGTCGGGGCGCACAGCCACGGGCAGGGGCACGAGACCGCCTTTCCGCAAGTGGTGGCCGAGATGATCGGGATCGACGAGAGCCAGGTCGAGATCGTGCATGGCGACACGTCGAAAATCCCGTTCGGGATGGGCACCTATGGCTCGCGTTCGTTGGCTGTTTGCGGCTCGGCGATGGTCAAGGCCACCGAGAAGGTGATCGCCAAGGCCAAGAAGATCGCCGCGCATCTGATGGAAGCGAGCGCCGATGATATCGAGCTTAAGGACGGGCAATTCACCGTTGCGGGCACCGACAAGTCGGTGGCCTGGGGCGATGTGACCCTGACGGCGTATGTGCCGCATAACTATCCGCTGGAAGACATCGAGCCGGGGCTGGAGGAGACCGCGTTTTACGACCCGGCGAACTTTACCTATCCGGCCGGGGCCTATGCCTGTGAGGTGGAGCTTGACCCGGAGACGGGGAAAGTCACCATCGAGCGGTTCGCGGCGGCGGATGATTTCGGCAATATCATCAACCCGATGATCGTTGACGGGCAGGTGCATGGCGGCATTGGGCAGGGGATCGGGCAAGCGTTGCTCGAGAACACTGTCTATGACGAGGACGGGCAGCTTTTGAGCGCGTCTTACATGGATTACGCCATGCCGAGGGCCGATGATGTGCCGTTCTATACGGTCGATCATTCCAGCCAGACGCCTTGCACGCACAACCCGTTGGGCGTGAAAGGCTGTGGTGAGGCCGGCGCGATCGGATCGCCGCCTGCGGTGATCAATGCGGTGGTCGATGCGATGCAATCGGGTGGTCACAAGGTTGACCATATCGATATGCCGGCATCACCGTCGCGTGTCTGGGCGGCCATGCAGGGATGA
- a CDS encoding dipeptidase encodes MMDNSATPLVFDGHNDALLKLLMAGGRAAVKGFGEGRDGHIDLPKARRGGFGGGFFAIFVRSPDEGAAYMAEMEKPAYDLPLPPPVAQADALPVVIEMASLLLQLEREGMLRICRSAADIRAALDAGIMAAVMHIEGAEAIDPEFHALDVLYAAGLRSLGPVWSRPTIYGEGAPFRFPSSPDVGGGLSAHGKRLIKRCNEKRIMIDLSHLNEAGFWDVAGLSDAPLVATHSNAHAICPHARNLTDKQLDAIAESDGMVGLNFAAAFLRADGRMKSDSPMATMLRHIDHLIGRLGEDRVGLGSDFDGALVPDAIGSAAGLGALRDAMRAHGYGEALVAKLAHGNWLRVLEKTWGA; translated from the coding sequence ATGATGGACAATTCCGCGACACCGCTTGTTTTTGACGGGCACAACGATGCTTTGCTCAAACTGTTGATGGCTGGCGGTCGCGCGGCGGTCAAAGGGTTTGGCGAAGGGCGAGACGGGCATATCGACCTGCCCAAGGCGCGGCGCGGTGGCTTTGGCGGCGGGTTCTTTGCCATCTTTGTACGCTCTCCCGATGAGGGGGCGGCCTATATGGCCGAGATGGAAAAGCCCGCCTATGACCTGCCCCTGCCGCCGCCGGTGGCACAAGCCGATGCGCTGCCGGTGGTGATCGAGATGGCGTCGCTTCTGCTTCAGCTTGAGCGCGAAGGGATGCTGCGGATTTGCCGCAGCGCCGCCGATATTCGCGCCGCCCTTGACGCCGGGATCATGGCCGCGGTGATGCATATCGAAGGGGCGGAGGCGATTGACCCGGAGTTCCACGCGCTGGACGTGCTTTATGCAGCCGGGCTGCGCTCTCTCGGGCCGGTGTGGAGCCGCCCGACGATCTATGGCGAGGGGGCGCCGTTTCGGTTTCCGTCAAGCCCGGATGTAGGCGGAGGGTTGAGCGCGCACGGCAAACGGCTGATCAAACGCTGCAATGAAAAGCGGATCATGATCGACCTGAGCCATCTTAACGAGGCCGGGTTTTGGGATGTAGCCGGGTTAAGCGATGCGCCGCTGGTGGCGACCCATTCCAATGCCCATGCGATATGCCCGCATGCGCGCAACCTGACGGACAAGCAGCTGGACGCGATTGCCGAAAGCGACGGGATGGTCGGGTTGAATTTCGCCGCCGCTTTCCTGCGCGCGGACGGGCGGATGAAGAGCGACAGTCCGATGGCAACGATGCTGCGCCATATCGACCATCTGATTGGGCGGCTTGGCGAAGATCGGGTTGGTCTCGGCTCGGATTTCGATGGGGCGCTGGTGCCGGACGCCATTGGCAGCGCTGCCGGTCTGGGCGCACTGCGCGACGCGATGCGCGCACATGGCTATGGTGAGGCGCTGGTTGCCAAGCTGGCACATGGCAACTGGCTTCGCGTGCTGGAAAAGACCTGGGGCGCATAG
- a CDS encoding TRAP transporter small permease, whose amino-acid sequence MLFLARFMAILGGIVLSALVVLTCVSVLGRGINTILHSDFIEGVMPGIAETLLATGVGPVLGDFELVEAGIAFSIFAFLPLCQITAGHASVDIFTARLPARVNRFIQMVVEIVFAIVLVVIAWRLYEGMVSKRSYHETTFLLQFPIWWAFALSLSAATLAAIVGIYMAFVRIVEFATMRTIVAAAEVDH is encoded by the coding sequence ATGCTGTTTTTGGCACGGTTCATGGCGATCTTGGGCGGCATTGTTCTGTCGGCGTTGGTGGTCCTGACTTGTGTTTCGGTGTTGGGACGGGGGATCAACACGATCCTGCATTCCGATTTCATCGAAGGCGTGATGCCGGGGATTGCCGAAACGCTTTTGGCGACCGGGGTTGGCCCGGTTCTTGGGGATTTCGAGCTGGTCGAGGCGGGAATTGCCTTTTCCATCTTTGCGTTCCTGCCGCTGTGTCAGATCACCGCTGGCCATGCTTCGGTTGATATTTTCACTGCGCGGCTTCCGGCGCGGGTGAACCGGTTTATCCAGATGGTTGTCGAGATTGTTTTTGCCATCGTTCTGGTGGTGATTGCGTGGCGGCTCTATGAGGGGATGGTTTCGAAGCGGAGCTATCACGAGACGACCTTTTTGTTGCAGTTCCCGATCTGGTGGGCCTTTGCCTTGAGCCTGTCGGCAGCGACGTTGGCGGCGATTGTCGGGATTTACATGGCGTTTGTGCGGATCGTGGAGTTTGCCACCATGCGCACCATCGTGGCCGCGGCGGAGGTGGACCATTGA